A single region of the Vicia villosa cultivar HV-30 ecotype Madison, WI linkage group LG4, Vvil1.0, whole genome shotgun sequence genome encodes:
- the LOC131595598 gene encoding putative calcium-transporting ATPase 11, plasma membrane-type has product MEGFLKDFELEDKDRSIEALSRWRSAVALVKNPRRRFRNVADLAKRAVAQEKQRKIQGKFRAVINVQRAALHFTDAIASPEFNVSEKTREAGFGIEPDDIASVVRSHDYKNFKKVGEVQGITSKLSVTVDEGVHQDSLHSRQEIYGVNRYTEKPSKSFLMFVWDALHDLTLIILIVCALVSIGIGLPTEGWPKGVYDGLGIILSIFLVVAVTAISDYQQSLQFRDLDKEKKKIDVHVTRDGKRQKISIYDLVVGDIVHLSTGDQVPADGVFIHGYSLLIDESSLSGESEPVNIDNRRPFLLSGTKVQDGQGKMIVTTVGMRTEWGKLMETLSEGGEDETPLQVKLNGVATVIGKIGLTFAVLTFLVLTARFVIEKAVHGDFSSWSSEDALKLLDYFAIAVTIIVVAIPEGLPLAVTLSLAFAMKKLMNDRALVRHLSACETMGSASCICTDKTGTLTTNHMVVDKIWICEKTTEIKGDGSTDKLKSEISDEVLSILLQAIFQNTSSEVVKDKEGKQTILGTPTESALLEFGLVSGGDFDEQRRSCKILKVEPFNSDRKRMSVLVGLPDGRVRAFCKGASEIVLKMCDKIIDNNGTTVDLPQEKAKIVNDIIDGFANEALRTLCLAVKDIDETQGKTNIPENGYTLIAIVGIKDPVRPGVKEAVQKCLAAGISVRMVTGDNINTAKAIARECGILTEGGVAIEGPEFRNLTPEQMKDIIPRIQVMARSLPLDKHTLVTRLRNMFGEVVAVTGDGTNDAPALHESDIGLAMGIAGTEVAKENADVIIMDDNFTTIVKVAKWGRAIYINIQKFVQFQLTVNVVALITNFVSACITGAAPLTAVQLLWVNLIMDTLGALALATEPPNDGLMERQPVGRKASFITKPMWRNILGQSLYQLIVLGVLNFEGKRLLGLSGPDSTAVLNTLIFNSFVLCQVFNEINSREIEKINIFKGMFDSWIFLSVILATAVFQVIIVEFLGTFASTVPLTWQFWLLSVLFGVLSMPLAVILKCIPVERVTTTKHHDGYEALPSGPDLA; this is encoded by the exons GGAAAGTTTCGGGCTGTTATCAATGTTCAACGAGCAGCACTGCATTTTACGGATG CTATTGCTTCACCTGAATTCAATGTATCAGAAAAGACGAGAGAAGCTGGTTTTGGAATCGAACCGGACGATATTGCATCAGTTGTTCGAAGCCATGATTACAAGAACTTTAAAAAAGTTGGTGAAGTTCAAGGGATTACAAGTAAACTTTCTGTCACAGTTGATGAAGGTGTCCATCAAGACAGTTTACATAGTAGGCAAGAGATTTATGGGGTCAACCGTTATACCGAGAAACCATCTAAAAGCTTTTTGATGTTTGTTTGGGATGCACTGCATGATTTAACACTCATCATTCTAATTGTTTGTGCTTTAGTTTCCATTGGTATAGGGCTTCCCACTGAAGGGTGGCCAAAGGGTGTTTATGATGGTCTTGGAATCATACTTAGTATATTCTTAGTAGTTGCTGTTACTGCTATCAGTGACTACCAGCAATCTCTACAATTCAGAGATTtggacaaagaaaagaaaaagatagaTGTTCATGTTACCAGGGATGGTAAAAGACAGAAGATCTCAATTTACGACTTGGTAGTAGGAGATATAGTTCATTTGTCAACCGGCGATCAAGTTCCAGCTGATGGAGTTTTTATACATGGATATTCATTGCTTATTGATGAATCAAGTTTGTCAGGTGAGAGCGAACCTGTAAACATAGACAATCGAAGACCTTTCCTTCTTTCGGGAACCAAAGTGCAAGACGGTCAGGGGAAAATGATAGTTACAACTGTAGGCATGAGGACTGAATGGGGAAAGTTGATGGAAACTTTGAGTGAGGGAGGAGAGGATGAGACTCCTTTACAGGTGAAGTTGAATGGAGTTGCTACAGTTATTGGTAAAATTGGTTTGACTTTTGCCGTGCTGACATTTTTGGTGTTGACAGCAAGATTTGTGATTGAAAAAGCAGTTCATGGAGACTTTAGCAGCTGGTCTTCAGAGGATGCACTGAAGCTACTAGACTACTTTGCTATTGCTGTAACCATTATAGTTGTTGCAATTCCTGAAGGATTGCCATTAGCTGTAACACTCAGTCTTGCTTTTGCAATGAAAAAACTGATGAATGATAGGGCACTAGTGAGACATCTTTCTGCGTGTGAGACTATGGGTTCAGCTAGTTGCATTTGCACCGATAAGACAGGAACATTGACGACCAACCATATGGTGGTTGATAAAATTTGGATATGCGAAAAGACCACTGAGATTAAAGGTGATGGGAGTACTGATAAATTGAAATCAGAGATATCTGATGAAGTTCTAAGCATCCTTTTGCAGGCTATATTTCAGAATACTTCATCGGAAGTTGTTAAAGACAAAGAAGGAAAGCAGACAATATTGGGAACACCAACAGAATCAGCGTTATTGGAATTTGGCTTGGTTTCAGGCGGTGATTTCGATGAACAGCGTAGATCCTGTAAGATACTTAAGGTTGAGCCTTTCAATTCCGACAGGAAGAGGATGTCTGTGCTAGTAGGTCTTCCTGATGGAAGGGTCCGAGCTTTCTGCAAAGGTGCATCGGAAATAGTTTTGAAAATGTGTGATAAAATCATTGATAATAATGGAACAACAGTTGATCTTCCTCAAGAGAAAGCAAAGATTGTGAATGACATTATAGATGGATTTGCCAATGAAGCTTTGAGAACTCTTTGTTTGGCTGTCAAAGATATAGATGAAACACAAGGCAAAACCAACATCCCTGAAAATGGATATACTTTGATAGCCATTGTGGGAATCAAGGATCCTGTGCGCCCTGGAGTTAAGGAAGCTGTTCAAAAATGTTTAGCAGCTGGAATATCTGTCCGCATGGTCACCGGTGATAACATAAATACAGCTAAAGCTATAGCTAGAGAATGTGGTATACTTACTGAGGGTGGTGTAGCTATAGAAGGACCAGAATTTCGCAATTTGACTCCAGAACAAATGAAGGATATCATACCAAGAATTCAG GTAATGGCACGATCCTTACCTCTTGACAAGCATACCTTGGTAACCCGTTTGAGGAATATGTTTGGTGAGGTTGTAGCTGTTACTGGTGATGGAACCAACGATGCTCCTGCACTGCACGAGTCAGACATTGGGCTTGCCATGGGCATTGCTGGAACTGAG GTTGCAAAAGAGAATGCTGATGTGATTATAATGGATGACAACTTCACTACCATTGTCAAAGTGGCTAAATGGGGACGGGCCATATACATAAACATTCAAAAATTTGTGCAGTTTCAGTTAACAGTCAATGTTGTTGCTCTGATTACTAACTTTGTTTCTGCATGCATCACTG GAGCTGCTCCACTAACGGCTGTTCAGTTGCTTTGGGTTAACTTGATTATGGACACTCTTGGTGCATTGGCCTTGGCTACTGAACCTCCTAATGACGGACTTATGGAACGGCAACCAGTTGGAAGAAAAGCAAGTTTTATTACCAAACCAATGTGGAGGAATATCTTAGGTCAAAGTTTGTATCAACTAATTGTCCTTGGAGTTCTAAATTTTGAGGGGAAGAGGCTATTGGGACTAAGTGGCCCAGATTCAACTGCAGTACTCAACACTTTGATATTCAACTCCTTTGTACTTTGCCAG GTGTTCAATGAGATAAACAGCAGAGAAATTGAAAAGATAAACATATTCAAAGGCATGTTTGATAGCTGGATATTTTTAAGTGTTATTCTCGCCACAGCGGTATTTCAAGTAATCATAGTTGAGTTCCTTGGAACATTTGCCAGCACAGTTCCTCTAACCTGGCAATTCTGGTTACTCAGTGTGTTATTTGGTGTACTTAGCATGCCTTTAGCTGTTATCCTCAAATGCATACCAGTTGAAAGAGTTACAACAACAAAGCATCATGATGGTTATGAGGCACTTCCTTCTGGTCCTGATCTGGCATAA